One window of Penaeus chinensis breed Huanghai No. 1 chromosome 1, ASM1920278v2, whole genome shotgun sequence genomic DNA carries:
- the LOC125026500 gene encoding another transcription unit protein-like yields the protein MAPSRNLAGKAKNDEDGAMESSDNSDSESSSGTSSSSSSRASSRADSRSPASAPRSRTPSPAGSNKSGSVGGIRSPAGSRGSASPASPRSRGSGSPPASPRSRSGSPRSRASQSPQSRGSRSPPGSPQSRASRSPRSRGSGSPASPQSRGSGQPQGSPRSRSRSPASQRSRSATPVKSRSVTPHSRSVTPQRSRSGTPQRSRSVTPQRSRSVTPQRSRSGTPQRSRSGTPQRSRSGSRASRTPVRSPTPEGSRRGSRSPAQLGGRGSRSPAGSVTPVRSRSRSRSPVRSRSSRSPARSKSRSRTPVSRAGSRSSRRSKSGSRSPASKAGSESGKRKSASRSRSRSPRLSDEEGRKDTAAKGSDDDSDVEIGRKRKRALMSDDESGDEAKKRKSDDDEDLGADDLFGDADDISEDEEERKKDEDRRSRSRSRSRSRSRSRSRSRSRSRSRTPGSPRLIVPDDEEKEDEGPPPETRIEAEIPKINTNLGRDIHFVKLPNFLSVETRPFDPELYEDEIDDEETLDEEGRARLKLKVENTIRWRTVFDKEGNAVKESNAKLVRWSDGSMSLHLGAEVFDVYKQPLQGDHNHLFIRQGTGLQGQAVFRTKLTFRPHSTESFTHRKLTLSLADRTQKAVGVKVLSTVFRDPESSHIESIRRDEDRLKASMRRENKQRRVREKASSRGLTANYLEPDAYEEDEEGAISLAAIKNKFKNKQNERAPIYSSDEEESDIETDKAKRLERAKHTIRDSDEESGSGSESGSESGSDRARSRQSTRKSSSRSRSRSKSKSRSRSKSGSRSGSGSRSRSRSRSGSRSKSRSKSRSKSRSKSRSKSRSKSRSKSRSRSKSKSRSRSRSRSSSRGSRSGSESARSSGKSGSGSDSD from the exons ATGGCGCCTTCCCGGAACCTCGCAGGAAAAGCAAAAAATGACGAAG ATGGAGCAATGGAATCGTCCGATAACTCGGACTCAGAGAGTAGTTCCGGCACCAGTAGTTCGAGCAGCAGCCGTGCCAGTAGCCGTGCTGACAGCAGGTCACCCGCCAGTGCCCCAC GGAGTCGAACTCCTTCACCCGCTGGAAGCAATAAGAGTGGGTCAGTAGGTGGGATTCGCAGTCCAGCAGGAAGCAGGGGGAGTGCCTCACCTGCCAGCCCCAGAAGCAGAGGCAGTGGGTCGCCCCCGGCAAGTCCTAGGAGCAGGAGCGGGTCACCTCGGAGCAGAGCTAGCCAGTCTCCACAGAGCAGAGGAAGTCGGTCTCCACCGGGGTCTCCGCAGAGCAGAGCCAGTAGGTCCCCCCGTAGTCGAGGGAGTGGATCCCCGGCCAGCCCACAGAGCAGGGGTAGTGGTCAGCCCCAGGGCAGTCCACGCAGCAGAAGCCGGTCTCCTGCCAGTCAAAGGAGCAGGTCAGCAACTCCAGTAAAGAGTAGATCTGTGACACCTCATAGCAGGTCAGTCACGCCTCAGAGAAGCAGGTCTGGCACACCTCAGAGGAGCAGGTCAGTTACTCCCCAGAGGAGCAGGTCAGTTACTCCCCAGAGGAGCAGATCAGGGACGCCCCAGAGGAGCAGGTCAGGGACACCCCAGAGGAGCAGGTCTGGGTCCCGTGCAAGCAGGACCCCTGTCAGGTCTCCAACACCAGAGGGTTCTAGAAGAGGCAGCCGTTCACCAGCccagttgggggggaggggcagcagAAGCCCAGCTGGAAGTGTGACCCCAGTTAGGTCGAGGAGCAGGAGCCGTTCCCCAGTGAGGTCCAGGTCGAGCCGCTCCCCGGCCCGGTCCAAGAGCAGGAGCAGAACCCCTGTGTCCAGGGCTGGTAGCAGGTCCTCAAGAAGGTCAAAAAGTGGCAGCCGTTCTCCGGCGAGCAAGGCGGGCAGCGAGAGTGGCAAAAGGAAATCAGCTTCCAGGTCGAGGTCACGCTCACCTCGTCTTAGtgatgaagaggggaggaaag aTACTGCTGCTAAAGGCtcagatgatgatagtgatgttgaaatTGGAAG GAAGAGGAAGCGCGCCCTTATGAGCGATGATGAGTCTGGAGACGAGGCCAAGAAGAGGAAgtcagatgatgatgaagacc TTGGTGCCGACGACTTGTTTGGAGATGCAGATGACAtcagtgaggatgaggaggaacgcAAGAAGGACGAAGACAGGCGTTCACGCTCTCGTTCTCGATCCCGCTCCAGGTCAAGGTCACGCTCGAGATCGAGGTCCAGGTCACGCTCCAGGACTCCTGGCTCACCAAGGCTTATTGTACCAGAT gatgaggagaaggaagatgaagggccTCCACCAGAGACAAGAATTGAGGCTGAGATCCCCAAAATCAACACCAATCTTGGGCGTGACATCCATTTTGTCAAGCTGCCCAACTTCTTGTCGGTGGAGACAAGGCCATTTGATCCTGAACTCTACGAGGATGAGATTGATGATGAGGAGACGCTTGATGAGGAGGGCAGAGCAAG gCTCAAGCTGAAGGTGGAGAACACTATCCGATGGAGGACGGTCTTTGACAAGGAGGGCAATGCAGTCAAGGAAAGCAATGCCAAGCTTGTCAGATGGTCAGATGGCTCCATGTCCCTTCATCTCGGAGCTGAGGTCTTCGATGTATACAAGCAGCCTCTGCAG ggCGACCACAACCACTTGTTCATCCGTCAGGGCACCGGTCTGCAGGGCCAGGCTGTGTTCCGTACAAAGCTGACCTTCCGACCGCACTCCACTGAGTCCTTCACTCATCGTAAGCTCACACTGTCTCTGGCTGACCGGACGCAGAAGGCTGTGGGTGTCAAAGTGCTGTCTACTGTATTCCGTGATCCTGAGAGCAGTCACATCGAGAGCATAAGG AGGGATGAGGACAGACTTAAGGCTTCCATgaggagagagaacaagcagCGTCGAGTGAGGGAGAAGGCTTCGAGCCGAGGCCTGACGGCAAACTACCTGGAGCCTGATGCAtacgaggaggatgaagagggggccATCTCCCTGGCTGCCATCAAGAACAAGTTCAAGAACAAGCAGAATG agcGTGCCCCTATCTACTCCTCGGATGAGGAGGAGTCGGACATTGAAACAGACAAAGCCAAGCGCCTCGAACGTGCCAAGCATACCATCAGAGACTCAGACGAGGAATCAGGCAGTGGAAGTGAGAGTGGCAGTGAGAGTGGAAGTGACAGAGCCCGCAGCAGGCAGAGCACACGCAAGAGCTCAAGccgcagcaggagcaggagcaaaagcaaaagcaggagcaggagcaagagTGGGAGCCGAAGTGGGAGTGGCAGCAGGAGTAGGAGCCGCAGCAGGAGTGGGAGCAGGAGCAAGAGCAGGAGCAAGAGCAGGAGCAAGAGCAGGAGCAAGAGTCGTAGTAAGAGCAGGAGTAAGAGCAGGAGCAAGAGCAGAAGTAGGAGTAAGAGCAAGAGCAGaagtaggagcaggagcaggagcagcagcaggggcAGCAGGAGTGGGAGTGAAAGTGCCAGGTCTTCAGGCAAATCAGGCTCTGGCTCGGATAGTGACTAG
- the LOC125041397 gene encoding aquaporin-like, whose product MVSPIHGHQVKDPYSKQRNRGSCLGAPPQTAGQVGGPLLGRPPCGGVSRGARARRSPGAPLPPAQFRGDARVTLISLSAYEAAHAPSRYTKDAHWEATTPRFTPSAAVPVVAAHTAAALFCAEFTGIGLNPARSLAIAAVSGAWSYHWVYWVGPALGGLLAAFTHEYTGNKDPDALPTPYHPPLLPRDSSRPSDITSTLASPC is encoded by the exons GGGTCTTGTTTGGGGGCGCCCCCCCAAACTGCCGGGCAGGTGGGGGGCCCCCTTTTGGGCCGCCCGCCCTGCGGGGGCGTGTCCCGCGGGGCCCGCGCCCGCCGCAGCCCCGGGGCACCCCTGCCCCCCGCCCag TTCCGGGGCGACGCGAGGGTGACGCTGATCTCGCTCTCGGCGTACGAGGCCGCCCACGCGCCCTCCAGGTACACCAAAGACGCCCACTGGGAGGCCACCACGCCGCGCTTCACGCCCTCGGCCGCCGTGCCCGTCGTGGCCGCCCACACCGCCGCCGCCCTCTTCTGC gCCGAGTTCACGGGCATCGGGCTCAACCCCGCGCGCTCACTGGCCATCGCTGCCGTGTCGGGCGCTTGGAGCTACCACTGG GTGTACTGGGTAGGACCTGCACTCGGAGGCCTCCTGGCAGCCTTCACCCACGAGTACACAGGCAACAAGGACCCGGACGCCCTTCCGACACCTTACCacccgcctctcctccctcgggATTCGTCCAGGCCCTCGGATATCACGTCGACCCTGGCTTCACCTTGCTGA
- the LOC125027940 gene encoding 60S ribosomal protein L18-like → MKRLFMPRVHRSPIALSKVSELASKPTRAGKIITVVGTVTDDNRFYEVPKMTVCALRVTARARARIEKAGGEVITFDVLARRSPLGKNTVLIQGRRKAREAYKMFGRAPGLPGSHTKPLVRSKGRKFERARGRRSSCGYKK, encoded by the exons ATGAAGAGATTGTTCATGCCCCGCGTACATAGGTCCCCCATTGCCTTGTCCAAGGTGTCGGAGCTGGCCAGCAAGCCCACCCGCGCTGGCAAGATTATCACCGTTGTTGGCACTGTCACTGATGATAACAGATTCTATGAAGTGCCCAAGATGACT GTGTGTGCCCTCCGTGTGACTGCCCGTGCCCGCGCACGCATTGAGAAGGCCGGCGGAGAAGTCATCACTTTTGATGTTCTTGCTCGTCGTTCCCCCCTTGGAAAGAACACAGTCCTCATCCAGG GTCGCCGCAAGGCACGTGAGGCATACAAGATGTTCGGCCGTGCTCCTGGTCTCCCTGGAAGCCACACCAAGCCACTGGTGCGCAGCAAGGGCCGCAAGTTCGAACGTGCCCGTGGAAGAAGGTCCAGCTGTGGTTACAAGAAGTAA